The segment atttacttaatcaaggattatacGAGGAGCCTAAGTCTGATTTGATAATATCAACTCTTACGGAGcgaaaagaaagagaagaagcaagagaatggtctgctaagagagatgaaattgcacaaactatgtggactgattatatggctagaaatattagGTAGGTTTAGGGCTTAAGGTTGttgtttctatgttatgtatgttttagtattaaattttttttaaaagttggattctgaaattttagtttattatgTTTGTTGGATTCTGAAATTATTATGTCTTGAATTTGTTAGATATTGATTATGTTTCAAGCTTAttagatattgaatttattatgttttaagcttgttggatTGAAATGATTGACAATAACAATTATTAATGTAGAATGGGTAAGGGCAACAAAGAAGGGACCTCCAAGCAATTCAGGTGGACAAAACTGATGGAACatttttttcttgaaattctagcAGAGGAGGCCCAGAAAGGAAATAAGCCTTCTAATACTTTCAAAACAGTTTCTATTAATCAAGTTGACGAAGCTATTTCTGAAAAATTTCAAGTCCAATGCGATGCAAAACATGTGGAAAGTCATTTGAGGACTATAAAAAATAGTGGCAGATTATATGCACAATTCGGGGTGAAAATGGTTTTGGATTGgatgataacatgaaaatgatcacATGTGATAGAGCGACATATGATGCAGCAGTAATGgtaatttatgtatatatatgttaagtatatttcaattattttttacttgttattctaattttgtataatatccaacaggcacacaagaagtatgaaccatttttgaataaaagcattgatcattatgatgaaatggCTTTGATTGTTGGCAAAGATATGGCAACAGGGAGTTTTGCCAGAACATTTGCTGACATAGATTTGGATGATGATAACCAAGATTTAGTGCCTATAGACTGCGAGAATGAAGTGACTGAAGAGGTAAGAACAAATGTATCTTCATCTGGCACATCCAAACGTAAAAGAAAAAAGGCTCAAGAAAGTGTCATtgatgaacaaattaaatttgtgggtgaacaacttggcaAAATTACTAATGCTTTGGAACAATTTACTGCGGATAAGACACCACATCTTTATGAAGAAGTGATGTCAATGGAGGTagaaggatttgatgatgactTCCTGTGTTCTGTGTTTGATTATCTAGTGAGTCATGAATCTGAGGCAAAAGcttttttagttaaaagtaagaagcatagaaaaatttggcatcaaaaattttctcaaggttgaagatattgatacttttaatgtggtgatattagttatgcacttggacAATGTTGCTGTTATCATATGGTGTAATATTAGTTATCATGTGTtgtaatattagttatgcacttggataatgttgttgttatcatgtggtgtaatactaattatgcatttggataatattattaatttctagtattaattatggtttggaagctaatttataattattcaatcctagtttttattttttataacacaattacaaataatttattttactttggttgttttcaatttatgacggttaatattctagtttaataattgagtattattatatatttaaaatgatttatatatttataaataaatcattgcaatacatgtaaaaacaatttaaaatataaatttattaatatatatataataaactcaatcaaacaaagaaaagataataaattcttaaatatataaatttcttAAAACGACTTTTCATgaaaatattttcaggaaatcatcaaacaatgtaaaatattttacatgattcATTCAAACACcgtaaaagtaaatcattttctagaaattattttctgaaaaatattttcttggcaaacaaacggagccttaaataaaaatctatttcaaaaaataaaactgTAAAAATAATTTGGTAAATATTGTTTTCATAGGAGGAACTATAAATAAGTAGTAATTAAAACAAATTATATGTTTCAGATAATAactaatataataacataaatttaatttaatttaattaaacataAGTGGTAGcgtaaaacataaaacaaaatttattgttaataataaaataaaataaaaccttcaaaaaataaaataaaataatttctattgttcgttaaaaaaatatattgctaaaaagattgttaaaccatttggaaaaaaaaattgcgTTTATATAGATTTCAGCGAGGATAAGAGTTAAAAAATtattgttttcaattttttttcaagaaTAATTTTAGTGTTCAATGAAaacaatatttttcaaaaataatattgaGGAAGGGGATAATAGGGTTTGAATCAATGATGTTTGAATTGGAATGGATTGGTCGGGATATCAGTTTGGAAAATGGTGTTAGACTGATTGAATTGCGAactggtatggactggttgaacTAATTAAAAAAACTAGCTGAATTGACGATTGAATCTGTAACCTCACTAACTTGGCCTAGACTGTAGACTCGAGCCGAATAGATTACATTAATCACCTAAGTGGCTCGCtcatttttaattcaaattttcgaTTCTAAACCTGTTTTATTCAAGTGAATCTTCAACAAGATTATCAAGAATGTAGCAGTGGGAATTTATTAACATacccttaaaataaataaacatgttTCGTATTAGGCATATGTATAATTAAGATGTATACTGAAATTCATCTGTAAAACCCTAATAATATTTATAAGTAACAGTTCATCTAATTATAAGATGTCCTAATAACTCATATTATGCATCCTAAATGAACAACTTCTAAAACCTATATTCCAATCATGGAATCCATAAATAATAACGACAATAATTATAAggatgtaaataataataataataatagcattCTTTAGACCACGACAAGCTGAGACCCTCCATGCATTGAGTCTGCGTCCTAGAATATTGGATTATCTGAAAAGATAGAAAATAGGGGAGTCAGCTTAACAGGCTCAGTAAGAGACCCTTTAAAATAAATCTCATCAATATTCAAAATGCATGTCAatcataataattatatttatataaaaatcctGATAATACAATAAATCAGTTTTTATTACTCATAGAACAATCAACATTCAAACGAATTCAATTGAGTAACACAATTATACGTAGTATCATTCACAATGCACACTTATCAATTCGGACGAATCATCATATACTTTCCAACGAGAATGCATTGTTTGCCATTTAACAGTCGTACAACGTATCAAATAGCCTTCGGAAATCCTATCCTCGACCACTAGCACACCAAATAGGGAGTTCCTTAGAACCCCCTCTACCTTTTCACACCACTTATACATATGGGTGCAGACAAGCTGTCGTATGGTTGAGGTTACACAACCCCTCACAGATAAAAGCTTTCAGAGAAAGTTATGGTTACTCCATATAAAGGTCACAATTGGAATATGCTAATCTATGAATTCACAACGGACAAGCATATATGCAATATAAACTGTCGTATCTTCCTCCTTTCATAATTCCCCCATGCATATGCAACATAATCAGATCATATAGTTTGATCATTCAGTGATTGTTTAGTATTTCATCTTATAGTAGAAACGAATCGATGAGCGAAACATTTACTTGGCATATAcctattgttagaattaagtgacccaaattcttatttaaataaaatacgatggaaaataaaataaaagtaaaatccatatagaactagacttcttttattttattttagaataaggttttaaaccttattaaactccatctattttatattgattagataaggtgtttcaatcctactagaatatggctttgcaagcctataaatagacatagtctattcctcttgtatttgagtaaaaaaatttttcgacatagtgaattttcttctcctctgcgtggtttttttccgaaagggtttcacgtaaaatttatgtgttctttatttttatttattttattctattttatttttcacaaattggtatctcgagcttagggttattcatctcgatcacggtaatggcgtctttgaagtatgaaattcattgttggatcgcaacacatttgcgttgtggcaaattaagatgcaagcgcttcttgcacgatggatctagaggatgccccgctaggatagataagatgccttcgacattaacaaatgaagagaagaagcgtaaggatcgaaaggcattaacacaattacatcgcatttgtccaacgaaattttgcaggatgtgatgaaagagaaaaccgccattgcattatggaagaggctagaacaaatatgtatgtcgaaaactctaacaagcaagttgcatatgaagcgtctttatgctcatcatttggaggaaggtgcgtcagtacacgaacacttaatgttgtttaaagaaattctctcaaacttggaggccatggaggttcaagatgataaggaagatctagggttgattctactttgttcgttgcccgtcttattcaacctttagagacacgattttatatagcgagtctctcacagcttgatgaggtttatgattctttaacctcgtatgataagatgaagcatcttgtggttaaacccaactctcgagagagggtctcattgttcgtgggagacaagaccggaatgttgatgatgatcgtggtagaacacaggaacggaatcctcgtggtaaatctaagggtagattgaaatcttcaaacagaggtaaaacttgcaacttctgcaagaagaaagggcacattaaatctgagtgctataagctacaaaataagattaaaaggaggctgcgaatcaaaaggaaaacagacggaaaattcggtgaaggcgatgttgtagaagactacagcgatggtgaacttctagttgcttctatcaatgattctaaagtaagcgaggagtggatacttgattcaggctgcaccttccacatgagtcccaatcgggattggtttacaacttatgaaacaagattcgaaggtgttgttttgatgggaaataatgcttcatgtaaaatcgcagtgttggaacaattaaagttaagatgtttgatggagttgtcgtaacacttagtgacgtgcggcatgttccgaattgaaaagaaatttaatttcgttgagtactcttgattcaaaaggtgcagatacacagtgaaagtggggttttaaagatttccaaagggtcccttgttgtgatgaaagggcaaagaaagattgccaagttatatgtttctgtggttctatcatatcggtgatgcaaattgcgcttcctcttccttgtcgatgatgatattactaaactttggcatatgcgcctagggcatatgagtgagaatggcatggcgaattaagcaaaagaggacttcttaatgggcaaggaatttgcaaaccgaatttcgtgagcacttgtgttttggaaagcaaaagagagttcgattcactagaggaatccataacacgaaggaaacgttggagtatatccattcgatctgtgggggccgtcagagtgccttgagaggtggagctaattatatgctaacctttattgatgatttttccgaaaagtttgggcgttcttccaagcgtaaagcgatgtgttttccacatttaagtcttggaaaattatgattgaaaaacagacggaaaacagataaaatacctccgcatgcacaatggcttagagttacgttcgatgagtttaatagattgtgcaagtcgaagggatcatgagacacttgatagttcgtcatactccacaaagaaagcgGCGTTGCGTAACGAATGAAcgaagcgatcatggagaaggttcgatgtatgttgtcaaatgccaacttacgaagtcattttgggcgtagcgacctcatcgcatgtttttgatcaaccgatctccatccgctgccattgagaaaagactccacaagaggtatggtccgtaatcccgctaattattcgatttaaagatttttgggtgtctgcgtatgctcatgttgataatggaaaattggaaccgagatccattaaatgcgtttttcttggttataaagtggtgtaaaaggctataagttatggtgtccgaaaatagaaaagttgtgattagcagagatgttgtttttgatgaaaccgctatgctacctaacttatctcttaaagactcttccaataaagaaaaccaaaagcggtggagcatcgattaatacgaatcaactccttaagccaagacaaaaattgagaatagagttgcttcttcaccgcaatactctatcgccaaaaacaggacaagaagagaaattaaacctccaaagaagtatgccgaggttgatctagttgcttatgctttaaatgtggctgaagatatagatgcgaatcaagagccatttaattattacgaGGCGATTAGTCAGTGAAGActtagaaaagtggatgtttgctatgcaagaggagatggaatcactccacaaaaagcagaacatgggatcttgtaaaacttcctaaaggtaaaaaggtcgttcactttgtaaatgggtgtttaaaagaaagaagggactctggagttgaagaacccggatataaagcaaggcttgttgcaaagggttacatcaaattcggagtggacttcatgatgtgttctctccaggttgttaagcatagttcgattcgagctttgcttggtattgtggccatgcatgatttggagcttgagcggttagatgtaaaagcgtattttgcatggagaacttgaggaagatatttacatgcaacaaccagagggttttatagtctcgaaaaagaggactatgttcgctatttgaaaaagtccctttacggtttgaaacaatcaccaagacaagtggtacaagaggtttgattcctttatgacttctcatgatttcaaaagaagtagttttgacagttgtgtctactttaagaaaaagcagtgatggttcttttgtgtatctacttctttatgttgatgacatgttgatagcgaagaaaagataaaagagagataagaaaggttaaagcccaactaagtgaagaatttgagatgaaagatttaggaccagcaaagaagatacttggtatggagattctcgagatagaaaagcaagtaaattgtacctaagtcggaagggtacattgagaaagttctttgcgagttcaatatgcgagtgctaagctcgttagtactcctttagcgacccatttcggactttcatcggccttatctcctcaatcgataatgagattgagtacatgtcacatgttccatactctagtgcaagaggatctctcatgtatgctatggtttgttcacgcccgatttatcatatgcatcaAGTCgagttagcgatacatggcgaatcacgGTAAAGAACAACGGAAAGCGAttcggtggattttaagatacttacgaggcactactaatgtttgcttacgtttggaagaactaaagatggagttatagggtatgttgatgctgattttgctggagaccttgatagaagaagatctctcacaggttacgtctttacaatcggaggttgtgcaattagttggaaagccactttgcaaactacagtcgctttgtctaccactgaagttgagtacatggcgattactgaggcttgtaaagaagctatttggttgaagggactatttagtgaactcaatgaagaccttcaaatcagcacagtattttgtgacagtcagagtgccatctttcttacaaaagatcaaatgtttcatgagagaacaaaacacattgatattcggtatcattttgttcgtgatattattgctcgtggtgatattgttgtgagcaaaattagcactcatgaaaatcccgcagatatgatgattaagtcacttcctataaccaagtttgagcattgcttagacttggttggtgttcattgttgaagttaaacccttaaggggttttttggaagaggtgaagaacttgtttattgaaagttcgcgatgaagaacttgttcattgagaatttgtgtcaaggtggagattgttagaattaagtgacccaaattcttatttaaataaaatacgatggaaaataaaataaaagtaaaatccatatagaactagacttcttttattttattttagaataagattttaaaccttattaaactccatctattttatattgattaggataaggtgtttcaatcctactagaatatggctttgcaagcctataaatagacatagtctattcctcttgtatttgagtaaaaaaatttttcgacatagtgaattttcttctctccGCCTGCgtgtttttttccgaaagggtttccacgtaaaatttatgtgttctttatttttatttattttattctattttatttt is part of the Gossypium arboreum isolate Shixiya-1 chromosome 5, ASM2569848v2, whole genome shotgun sequence genome and harbors:
- the LOC128292647 gene encoding uncharacterized protein LOC128292647: MFYWTRVECPSIWGKRLTDFNCVRHFPSSLHPGKFYKLCFFVFYLPLFLRISFLFARMGKGNKEGTSKQFRWTKLMEHFFLEILAEEAQKGNKPSNTFKTVSINQVDEAISEKFQVQCDAKHVESHLRTIKNSGRLYAQFGVKMVLDWMIT